A stretch of the Lolium perenne isolate Kyuss_39 chromosome 3, Kyuss_2.0, whole genome shotgun sequence genome encodes the following:
- the LOC127344792 gene encoding uncharacterized protein — protein sequence MQTQSRLILNSDGGAATGFGSAAVDEQFYEAVVRELTRGQELTAQLQAEALRALRGQGRAEAAAAFILQEVSHAFTGCISSMAGSAPAAAGSPQATVAAAAGARRPRDDGAPRRSILTPSPDSDDGYHWRKYGQKRIMRTSFPRCYFRCCYHRERSCPATKQVQEQHSSNGGPRTFLVIYVHEHTCHRTAPAAAEPEAAARSPTDMINFSAGAGFSRQQQGGVVQLSKEELEQQALVSSLTCVLQGSHQLYSGGESPEEWSSQGRAGTQDAVSIETSTELDVMDYDVTDTLYFGASSSYSYGGRDDDMPL from the exons ATGCAGACGCAGTCCCGTCTCATCTTGAACTCTGACGGCGGCGCCGCCACTGGCTTCGGCTCGGCCGCGGTCGACGAGCAGTTCTACGAGGCGGTGGTGAGGGAGCTGACGCGTGGGCAGGAGCTGACGGCGCAGCTCCAGGCGGAGGCGCTGCGGGCGCTGCGCGGGCAGGGCCGGGCCGAGGCCGCCGCCGCTTTCATTCTGCAGGAGGTGTCCCACGCCTTCACCGGCTGCATCTCCAGCATGGCCGGCTctgccccggccgccgccggGTCACCCCAGGCGACCGTTGCCGCTGCCGCGGGCGCGCGCCGGCCTAGGGATGACGGCGCGCCAAGAAG aagcatcctgACACCCTCGCCGGACTCCGACGACGGGTACCACTGGAGGAAGTACGGCCAGAAGAGGATCATGAGGACAAGCTTCCCAAG GTGCTACTTCCGATGCTGCTACCACCGCGAGCGCAGCTGCCCGGCGACGAAGCAGGTGCAGGAGCAGCACAGCAGCAACGGCGGCCCCAGGACGTTCCTCGTTATCTACGTCCACGAGCACACGTGCCACCGCACGGCGCCGGCCGCCGCGGAGCCTGAGGCGGCCGCACGTAGCCCCACGGATATGATCAACTTCTCCGCCGGCGCCGGGTTCTCGCGGCAGCAGCAGGGCGGCGTCGTGCAGCTGAGCAAGGAGGAGCTCGAGCAGCAGGCGCTCGTCTCGTCCCTCACCTGCGTGCTGCAGGGGAGCCACCAGCTCTACTCCGGCGGCGAATCGCCGGAAGAATGGTCGTCGCAGGGACGCGCCGGCACCCAAGATGCTGTTTCGATCGAGACGTCGACCGAGCTCGATGTCATGGACTACGATGTGACGGACACGCTGTACTTCGGTGCATCCTCATCGTATTCGTATGGCGGACGTGACGATGACATGCCGCTTTGA